In Blastopirellula sp. J2-11, a single genomic region encodes these proteins:
- a CDS encoding HD domain-containing protein, whose protein sequence is MNPFSSESLCSDPIHGYIPFVVDGEPGEVTERDIIDSPWVQRMRQIHQLQTAWWVYPTAEHTRFQHILGVMHLASRAIAQLYPSLQASCADLPSRGYVETLLRMAGLLHDVGHGPFGHFFDTHFLSQFNLTHEKLGAQIIEQKLAGMLSQLRRNPNSVLDPNEQIDPQQIAWLIQRPREEEGTPYPPWLIHLRSLLSGIYTIDNMDFVLRDAYMTGYSSRSYDLDRLLHYSFFTPKGLTIHHRGMGALIRFMNVRAELFHNVYFHREVMAIDKTLEDLFRDSRQHFFPGDPSADLDRYRQLTEFSLLIDVARWSQSDNPEVRALGERWDQLLQRKIEWKFVCERSLGFNDATTEQSNILQSDQMAEFAIRQGLPAELKELPLKVAVSRYIFRHETAQQNYLYDAAQNEAKPLTSDQIFRSLPISRKICRIYAQNTDHAPQLSTALDALFGGNRVDDLTNM, encoded by the coding sequence ATGAATCCATTTTCCAGCGAAAGTCTCTGTTCGGACCCCATTCACGGCTACATCCCCTTCGTCGTGGACGGCGAACCGGGAGAAGTGACCGAGCGTGACATTATTGACTCTCCTTGGGTGCAGCGGATGCGGCAGATTCATCAGCTGCAAACCGCCTGGTGGGTCTATCCGACGGCCGAACATACCCGTTTTCAGCACATTCTGGGGGTGATGCACTTGGCGAGCCGCGCCATCGCCCAGCTTTATCCCAGCTTGCAAGCGTCGTGCGCCGATCTCCCCAGTCGGGGATATGTCGAAACGTTATTGCGTATGGCGGGACTGCTGCATGATGTCGGACATGGTCCGTTTGGCCATTTCTTTGACACCCACTTTTTGTCGCAATTTAATCTGACCCACGAAAAACTGGGAGCCCAGATTATTGAACAAAAACTAGCTGGAATGCTGTCACAATTGCGGCGTAACCCCAATAGCGTGCTCGATCCCAATGAACAAATCGACCCGCAGCAGATCGCCTGGCTGATCCAACGCCCTCGTGAAGAGGAGGGGACGCCCTATCCGCCGTGGTTGATCCATTTGCGCAGTTTGCTGAGCGGCATCTATACGATCGACAACATGGATTTCGTCCTCCGTGACGCCTACATGACCGGCTATAGCAGCCGTTCGTACGATCTCGATCGATTGCTTCACTACAGCTTTTTCACGCCGAAAGGGCTGACGATCCATCACCGCGGCATGGGCGCGCTGATCCGCTTTATGAACGTGCGAGCCGAGCTGTTCCACAACGTCTATTTTCATCGCGAAGTGATGGCGATCGACAAAACGTTGGAAGACTTGTTTCGCGATAGCCGCCAGCACTTCTTTCCTGGCGATCCGTCGGCCGACTTGGATCGGTATCGTCAACTGACCGAGTTTTCGCTGTTGATCGATGTCGCGCGCTGGAGCCAAAGCGACAATCCCGAAGTTCGCGCCTTGGGCGAGCGGTGGGATCAATTGCTGCAGCGCAAGATTGAGTGGAAGTTTGTTTGCGAGCGCTCGCTCGGATTCAATGATGCGACCACCGAGCAGTCGAACATTTTGCAGTCTGACCAAATGGCCGAATTTGCGATTCGCCAAGGGTTGCCCGCAGAGCTCAAGGAACTGCCGCTAAAGGTCGCGGTCAGCCGCTACATTTTTCGCCATGAGACGGCGCAGCAGAACTATTTGTACGATGCCGCACAAAACGAAGCGAAGCCGCTGACGAGCGATCAAATTTTTCGCAGTTTGCCGATCAGCCGCAAGATTTGTCGTATCTATGCGCAAAATACGGACCACGCGCCGCAGTTATCGACTGCCCTGGACGCGTTGTTTGGCGGAAATCGGGTCGACGATTTGACCAACATGTGA
- a CDS encoding magnesium chelatase: MASESSAGRTHRPHTLSELRESGWKSKSVKDEIRDNFIRMLAAGETLYPGIVGYDDTVIPEINLALIAGHDMLFLGEKGQAKSRIMRMISRFLDEEVPYLDIPGCPVHEDPYHPISSVAKTYLATHDENQVPIAWWSRDDRYVERLAPGTKFADVIGEIDPAKLVGGVSMSTEEALHFGLIPRMHRGIFAMNELPELDELVQVGLFNMLEERDVQIRGYPVQFDIDLLLLFSANPATYNRSGKVIPQLKDRIGTVVHTHYPRERDLGIQIMQQEAAVELDGDYPVVVPYFIREILEQITVCGRKSKYIDHQSGVSARFSIANFRTAVASARHRGIILGEKPAVVRLSDLGHLYSSSLGKLELDMMGSHQMSERQVLDALVAEAVRIVFSEYVEQHGLEEIGQIFSRGVKIEVGDLLPSSQYADRLQHVPPIWDKAFELNASENEAMRASCVEFVLAGLHALDRISRSQQHGRIEYEFE; the protein is encoded by the coding sequence ATGGCGTCTGAATCGTCCGCCGGGCGGACCCATCGACCGCACACGCTGAGCGAACTTCGCGAAAGCGGCTGGAAATCGAAAAGCGTAAAAGACGAAATTCGCGACAATTTCATTCGCATGCTCGCCGCTGGCGAGACCCTCTATCCCGGCATCGTCGGTTATGACGATACCGTCATTCCCGAGATCAACCTGGCGCTGATCGCCGGGCACGACATGCTGTTTCTCGGCGAGAAGGGACAAGCGAAGAGCCGCATCATGCGGATGATCTCGCGGTTCCTGGATGAGGAAGTGCCGTATCTCGACATTCCCGGTTGCCCCGTTCACGAAGATCCGTACCATCCGATCTCAAGCGTCGCCAAAACTTACCTGGCGACGCATGACGAAAACCAAGTGCCGATCGCCTGGTGGTCGCGCGACGATCGGTATGTCGAACGTTTGGCGCCAGGCACCAAGTTTGCCGACGTGATCGGCGAAATCGATCCGGCCAAACTGGTCGGCGGCGTCAGCATGTCGACCGAAGAGGCGCTCCACTTTGGATTGATCCCCCGCATGCATCGCGGCATTTTTGCGATGAACGAACTGCCGGAACTGGACGAGTTGGTTCAGGTCGGGCTGTTCAACATGCTGGAAGAACGAGACGTGCAGATTCGGGGCTATCCGGTGCAGTTCGATATTGATCTGCTGTTGCTCTTCTCGGCGAACCCGGCGACTTACAATCGCAGCGGCAAAGTGATTCCACAACTCAAGGATCGCATCGGGACGGTCGTCCATACGCATTACCCGCGTGAGCGCGATCTTGGCATTCAGATCATGCAGCAGGAAGCGGCGGTCGAACTGGATGGCGATTATCCCGTCGTCGTTCCCTACTTCATTCGCGAAATCCTGGAGCAGATCACCGTTTGCGGTCGCAAGAGCAAATACATCGATCATCAGTCCGGCGTCAGCGCTCGTTTTAGCATCGCCAACTTTCGGACGGCGGTCGCCAGCGCTCGACATCGCGGCATCATCTTGGGCGAGAAGCCGGCGGTCGTGCGTCTCTCGGACCTGGGGCATCTCTACTCGTCGTCGCTCGGCAAGTTAGAGCTCGACATGATGGGAAGCCATCAAATGTCGGAACGTCAGGTGTTGGATGCGCTGGTCGCCGAAGCGGTCCGGATCGTCTTCAGCGAATATGTCGAGCAGCATGGACTGGAAGAGATCGGCCAGATCTTCAGCCGCGGCGTGAAGATCGAAGTGGGCGATTTGCTTCCTTCTAGCCAATACGCCGATCGTCTGCAGCATGTGCCGCCGATCTGGGACAAAGCGTTTGAGCTGAACGCATCGGAAAACGAAGCGATGCGGGCCTCCTGCGTCGAGTTTGTGTTGGCCGGCTTGCACGCGCTCGATCGCATTTCTCGCTCGCAGCAGCATGGTCGGATCGAATACGAGTTCGAATAA
- a CDS encoding sulfatase, whose translation MDCLKNSPQKRLVTFAFVLCGAFVFTSSGRADPQPDATSWGQRPNVLFIAVDDLRVQLGCYGDSIAQTPNIDKLAQRGMLFERAYCQQALCNPSRTSVMTGCYPHALQIWDLPTHFRQLYPDIVTLPEFFQGHGYFTQNIGKIYHNYRQTLRNDPQSWSTPAVHDWGAHSNDWFVSGEPFGLKSISKGPAVQQVDVADEAYLDGRIAADAILAIRERAAQKQPFFLAVGFWKPHLPFNAPKQYWDKYDPQEIAAQLERLPQSDAPQIALHPYGELRSYTDIPKTGEISDEQNLVLNHGYYAAISFLDAQIGKVLHELDRQGLAENTIVVLWSDHGFHLGEHDLWCKTSNFELDTRVPLLIAAPAAAHPGQKTTALTELVDLYPTLVDLCDLPIPAALQGKSLRPILADPTATVRDAALSQHPRPAYFKNKPEVLGYSLRTNRFRYNEWRDFETNQVVAQELYDHQSDPQESRNLAGAKAYQNDCATLAKSLSQRLQRIAPVRR comes from the coding sequence ATGGACTGCTTGAAGAATTCGCCGCAGAAACGACTCGTCACATTTGCATTCGTGTTGTGCGGCGCGTTCGTGTTCACTTCGTCAGGCCGAGCAGATCCGCAACCAGACGCGACTTCTTGGGGACAACGGCCTAACGTGCTGTTCATTGCGGTAGACGACTTACGCGTTCAGTTGGGATGCTACGGCGATTCGATCGCCCAAACTCCTAACATCGACAAACTAGCGCAGCGCGGCATGCTGTTCGAGCGCGCCTATTGTCAGCAAGCGCTTTGCAACCCGTCGCGCACTTCCGTGATGACCGGATGCTATCCTCACGCGCTGCAGATCTGGGATTTACCCACCCATTTTCGTCAGCTCTATCCTGATATCGTGACCTTGCCGGAGTTCTTCCAAGGACATGGTTACTTCACGCAAAACATTGGAAAAATCTATCACAACTATCGGCAAACGCTTCGCAACGATCCGCAATCGTGGTCGACGCCTGCGGTGCATGACTGGGGCGCTCATTCCAACGACTGGTTCGTGAGCGGCGAGCCATTTGGGCTGAAGTCGATTTCCAAAGGCCCTGCCGTGCAGCAAGTGGACGTCGCCGACGAAGCCTATCTGGACGGACGAATCGCCGCCGACGCCATTTTGGCCATTCGCGAGCGCGCCGCACAGAAACAACCGTTCTTCCTGGCCGTCGGTTTCTGGAAGCCGCACCTTCCCTTCAATGCGCCGAAGCAATATTGGGACAAGTACGATCCCCAGGAGATCGCAGCGCAATTGGAGCGGCTTCCCCAATCCGATGCGCCTCAGATCGCGCTCCACCCCTACGGAGAACTTCGCAGCTATACCGACATTCCCAAAACCGGGGAGATTTCAGACGAACAAAATTTGGTTTTAAATCATGGCTACTACGCCGCGATCTCTTTTCTCGACGCGCAGATCGGCAAGGTTCTTCATGAACTCGACCGCCAAGGACTCGCAGAAAACACGATCGTGGTTCTGTGGTCGGATCATGGATTTCATCTCGGAGAGCACGATCTCTGGTGCAAGACGAGCAATTTTGAACTCGACACGCGCGTGCCGCTGCTCATTGCGGCCCCCGCCGCAGCGCACCCAGGTCAAAAGACGACGGCATTGACCGAATTGGTCGACCTCTACCCAACTTTAGTCGACCTATGCGATCTCCCCATTCCCGCGGCGCTGCAAGGAAAAAGCCTCCGTCCGATCTTGGCGGATCCGACAGCGACCGTTCGCGACGCCGCATTATCGCAGCATCCGCGTCCCGCCTACTTTAAAAACAAGCCGGAAGTACTGGGCTATTCACTGCGAACCAATCGCTTTCGCTACAACGAATGGCGCGATTTTGAAACGAACCAAGTCGTCGCCCAGGAACTTTACGATCATCAAAGCGACCCGCAAGAAAGCCGCAACCTGGCCGGCGCCAAAGCGTATCAAAACGATTGTGCGACCTTGGCGAAATCGCTCTCGCAGCGGTTGCAGAGGATTGCTCCTGTGCGACGGTAG
- a CDS encoding DUF1559 domain-containing protein — protein MFARSPRSQVRRPGFTLVELLVVIAIIGVLIALLLPAVQQAREAARRMQCSNHLKQIGLALHTYHDSSGAFPPGGYSDGNQLSWHARILPFIEQQAFYELIDWTASGYQANKPLSLDFVPDGYHCPSNSSEKLRGTWGSGKVNGESTYTQHYNGVAGPIGVNPQTGQNYPLLIGATYHSACTGASDERKGMAIGGTLYVDSKVRFGDITDGTSNTLVVGERFEGETSWLAGTSNTVAWPCDAAGFKNLEYSVNFCGPNESCGSYYNSRPFSSNHPGGALFAIGDGSVKFIAETIDFDILLALASRNGGEPLTAP, from the coding sequence ATGTTCGCTCGTTCGCCTCGATCTCAAGTTCGTCGTCCTGGATTCACGCTTGTCGAGTTGTTGGTCGTGATCGCCATTATTGGGGTCTTGATCGCTTTGCTGCTGCCGGCCGTTCAGCAAGCGCGCGAAGCGGCTCGCCGAATGCAATGCAGCAACCACTTAAAACAAATCGGGCTGGCTCTGCATACCTATCACGATTCGTCTGGCGCTTTTCCGCCGGGGGGCTACAGCGACGGCAATCAGCTGAGTTGGCACGCTCGGATCCTCCCCTTTATCGAACAACAGGCCTTCTATGAGTTGATCGATTGGACCGCCAGCGGGTACCAAGCGAACAAACCGCTTTCGCTTGATTTCGTCCCTGATGGTTATCACTGTCCAAGCAATTCTTCGGAGAAACTGCGTGGAACATGGGGCAGCGGCAAAGTGAACGGCGAATCGACCTACACGCAGCACTACAACGGCGTTGCAGGCCCTATCGGCGTGAATCCCCAAACGGGACAAAACTACCCCCTACTCATCGGTGCGACCTATCACTCGGCATGTACGGGAGCAAGCGACGAACGAAAAGGGATGGCGATCGGCGGAACGCTCTACGTTGATTCCAAAGTGCGATTTGGCGATATCACCGACGGCACGTCAAATACGTTGGTTGTCGGCGAGCGATTTGAAGGAGAAACAAGTTGGTTGGCGGGAACCAGCAACACGGTCGCTTGGCCCTGCGACGCCGCCGGCTTTAAGAACCTGGAATATAGCGTCAATTTTTGCGGCCCCAATGAATCGTGCGGCTCGTATTACAATTCGCGACCATTTTCGAGCAATCACCCAGGCGGCGCCCTCTTTGCGATCGGGGACGGATCGGTCAAGTTCATCGCGGAAACGATCGACTTTGATATCCTCCTGGCGCTCGCTAGTCGCAACGGCGGCGAACCGTTGACCGCGCCTTAA
- a CDS encoding serine hydrolase has product MKTSATIAILFLLFASVAQAADLAEQMDRLAKPYIDSETVVGMSIGIIQGDKTVVRGYGELSADDSQVPDGKTIYEIGSISKVFTGLLLADAVVEGRVSLETPAEDLLPEGFSMRRSEKDQPIQLRHLATHASGLPRLPDNLKPADPYNPYADYTDQRLAEFLAGHQPNKQPGASMEYSNLGAGLLGTLLAFERKTNYESLLQERIATPLKLVDTGITLNAEQQKRLASPHIAGGTPGHTWDFDALAGAGAIRSDVDDLLKFAQAQLDPPAGKLGAAIDVAWRVQQKPLDKNDFAMGLGWHVARDGSTRWHNGQTGGYHSSLFVSRKLDAAVVVLTNTATGEVDALAEQLMRMLAGAEEKPREFAKQLEVAPAKMQRLAGKYQLAPGAVFTVSVQDDKLLVGLTGQPMLRVYPRSETVWFYKVVDATLTFQVNDSGRSVSVELFQNGVRQTAKRVEKSE; this is encoded by the coding sequence ATGAAAACTTCTGCAACTATCGCCATCCTCTTTCTGCTGTTCGCCTCGGTCGCTCAGGCGGCCGATTTGGCCGAGCAGATGGACCGCCTGGCGAAACCCTACATCGACAGCGAAACGGTCGTCGGCATGTCGATTGGAATCATCCAGGGAGACAAAACCGTCGTCCGCGGATATGGCGAACTTTCGGCCGACGATTCCCAAGTTCCCGACGGCAAAACGATCTATGAGATCGGATCGATATCCAAAGTGTTCACCGGGCTGTTGCTCGCTGATGCCGTGGTCGAAGGGCGAGTCTCGCTGGAGACGCCGGCCGAGGACTTGCTGCCAGAGGGATTCTCGATGCGTCGCAGCGAGAAGGACCAGCCGATCCAACTGCGGCATTTGGCGACGCACGCTTCCGGCTTGCCGCGACTGCCTGACAATCTGAAGCCGGCCGACCCGTACAATCCGTACGCCGACTATACCGATCAGCGCTTGGCTGAGTTTCTTGCTGGACATCAGCCCAATAAGCAGCCGGGAGCGAGCATGGAGTACTCGAACTTGGGCGCCGGTCTGCTGGGCACGTTGTTGGCCTTCGAACGGAAAACGAATTATGAATCGCTCCTGCAAGAGCGGATCGCGACTCCGCTCAAGCTTGTGGATACGGGGATCACGCTCAATGCCGAGCAGCAGAAGCGTCTGGCGTCACCGCACATCGCCGGGGGGACTCCAGGGCATACGTGGGACTTTGACGCATTGGCCGGCGCCGGAGCGATTCGCAGCGATGTTGATGATCTGCTCAAATTCGCTCAAGCCCAGCTAGATCCGCCTGCGGGAAAACTGGGCGCCGCGATCGACGTCGCCTGGCGAGTTCAGCAAAAGCCGCTCGACAAGAATGACTTTGCGATGGGGCTGGGCTGGCACGTCGCTCGGGACGGCTCGACGCGTTGGCATAACGGTCAGACCGGCGGTTATCATTCGTCACTGTTCGTCAGTCGCAAGCTCGACGCCGCGGTGGTCGTATTGACCAACACGGCGACCGGCGAGGTCGACGCGCTGGCCGAGCAACTGATGCGCATGTTGGCCGGCGCGGAAGAGAAGCCCCGTGAGTTCGCTAAGCAGCTTGAAGTGGCGCCTGCCAAGATGCAGCGTCTGGCGGGCAAGTATCAACTAGCGCCCGGCGCCGTATTCACCGTTTCTGTCCAGGACGACAAGTTGCTGGTCGGTCTGACTGGACAGCCAATGCTGCGGGTCTATCCCCGCAGCGAGACAGTCTGGTTCTACAAGGTTGTGGACGCAACGCTCACGTTTCAAGTCAACGATTCAGGGCGCAGCGTCTCGGTCGAATTGTTCCAAAACGGCGTGCGTCAGACGGCGAAACGAGTCGAGAAGAGCGAGTGA
- the pepF gene encoding oligoendopeptidase F: MAAKKKTAKKSLKSKSKSKSLPPRSEVAVSDTWDLTSLYDSPEAWEKDFAKLAKKEKGFEKFKGTLADSGAALAACLKFDLDVDRLLERVGTYAFLKTTENQADDDSQRRIARYQSVGSKLGQAASYISPEIQSISAKRLAELLEEKPMKPYRLMVERLTRYKKFTLSKKEERILAMQSEMSSAAGQAFRQLLDADMKFGTLKNEKGEEVELANSNLSEFFQSSDRNVRKTAFHQYYAQFKGHENTLAATLSGSIQRDVYYAKVRGYDSAIHQALYADDVPQSVYDNLIDSVHNHLPALHRYYDLRRRKMKLRDIHHYDTYVPILSEIKSRHTWDEGVESIMDALIPLGTEYCDVLKDGLTKARWSDRYPNAGKQSGAFSCGTFDGAPYILMNYKPDVLDDVFTLAHEAGHSMHSYYSAGNQPYQYYNYTIFVAEVASTFNEQLLSQYMQENAADDRERAYLVNRDIDAIRGTIIRQTMFAEFEKITHAMCEAGEPLTVRSFQEAYLELLKKYFGPNFVIDDDLTLECFRIPHFYRAFYVYKYATGLSAAIALSKRVLNGGASELNDYLTFLKGGCSKYPLDLLRDAGVDMEQPTAVETALTHFEGLVDELDTLL, from the coding sequence ATGGCCGCCAAGAAGAAAACTGCGAAGAAGTCTCTGAAATCGAAATCGAAGTCAAAATCGCTGCCCCCGCGGAGCGAAGTCGCCGTGAGCGATACTTGGGACCTGACGAGTCTGTATGACTCGCCGGAGGCTTGGGAAAAGGATTTCGCCAAGCTCGCCAAAAAAGAAAAGGGCTTCGAGAAGTTCAAAGGGACCTTGGCCGACAGCGGCGCCGCGCTGGCCGCTTGCTTGAAGTTTGACCTGGACGTCGATCGCTTGTTGGAACGGGTTGGCACTTACGCCTTTTTGAAGACAACCGAGAATCAGGCGGACGATGATTCGCAGCGGCGGATCGCTCGCTATCAGTCGGTTGGCAGTAAATTGGGCCAGGCCGCTAGTTACATTTCGCCCGAGATTCAGTCGATTTCAGCCAAGCGCCTGGCCGAACTGCTGGAAGAAAAGCCGATGAAGCCGTATCGACTGATGGTCGAGCGTCTGACTCGCTACAAAAAATTCACGCTGAGCAAAAAAGAAGAACGCATCTTGGCGATGCAAAGCGAGATGTCGTCGGCCGCCGGCCAGGCGTTTCGTCAGTTGCTGGACGCCGACATGAAGTTCGGCACGCTGAAAAACGAAAAGGGGGAAGAGGTCGAACTGGCGAACTCGAACCTGAGCGAGTTTTTCCAATCGTCCGATCGCAATGTTCGCAAAACGGCGTTCCATCAGTATTACGCCCAGTTCAAAGGGCACGAGAATACGCTCGCGGCGACCTTGTCTGGATCGATCCAACGCGACGTCTATTACGCCAAAGTTCGCGGATACGACAGCGCCATCCATCAAGCGTTGTACGCCGACGACGTGCCGCAATCGGTTTATGACAACCTGATCGATTCGGTCCACAATCATCTGCCGGCGCTGCATCGCTATTACGATTTGCGTCGCCGCAAAATGAAACTGCGCGACATTCATCACTATGACACCTATGTGCCGATCCTCAGTGAGATCAAATCGCGGCATACGTGGGATGAAGGGGTCGAGTCGATCATGGACGCGTTGATTCCGTTGGGGACGGAATATTGCGACGTGCTGAAGGACGGGCTGACAAAGGCGCGTTGGAGCGATCGTTATCCGAACGCCGGCAAGCAAAGCGGCGCGTTCAGCTGCGGCACCTTTGACGGGGCGCCGTACATTTTGATGAACTACAAGCCCGACGTGTTGGACGACGTCTTTACGCTCGCTCACGAAGCGGGGCACTCGATGCACAGCTACTATTCGGCCGGAAATCAGCCGTATCAGTACTACAATTACACGATCTTCGTCGCCGAAGTGGCCAGCACGTTTAACGAACAGTTGCTCAGCCAATACATGCAGGAAAACGCGGCCGACGATCGTGAGCGAGCTTACCTGGTTAATCGCGACATCGACGCGATTCGCGGCACGATCATTCGCCAAACGATGTTCGCCGAGTTCGAGAAGATCACCCACGCGATGTGCGAAGCCGGCGAACCGCTCACCGTCCGATCGTTCCAAGAGGCCTATTTGGAACTGCTGAAGAAGTACTTCGGTCCGAACTTTGTCATCGACGACGATCTAACGCTCGAGTGCTTCCGGATTCCGCACTTCTATCGTGCGTTCTACGTTTACAAGTACGCGACCGGATTGTCGGCCGCGATCGCACTGAGCAAACGCGTGTTGAACGGCGGCGCGAGCGAGCTGAACGACTACCTGACGTTCCTCAAGGGAGGCTGCTCGAAGTACCCGCTCGACCTGCTGCGCGACGCCGGGGTTGATATGGAGCAACCGACGGCGGTCGAAACGGCGCTGACCCACTTTGAAGGCTTGGTCGACGAGTTGGATACGTTGCTGTAA
- a CDS encoding S1C family serine protease: protein MNLKSTIRFAALLLAIGAASFVAAEDLPQFETAAQQLAAATVTVRMIALPAAPPAGEADPLAKQPKSPSRVTVCTGVAIAPRQIVTCLRYESGSRLRVTLADGRQADAELKVIDHFSTLAILQLQELEVPAISLAPQDPVAGRWVVSAAGWGAAPSVQTFGMIGAVDRQIPGADLPPLLECDLRGAATAAGSGIVNPDATLAGVVVAVQKPNDEAPRTYAVPSKHIQRLLASQAADKIVVLQRRRPTLGLTLTAGQKAETVVVEKVAANGPAAQAGIAKGDQVLAVDGLYIRSVYQAIGPVLAKQPGDKIRLKVLQGDKLALVEVTLGGGVEFPNQMAQLGGDRRLLTDPRIELARLAAKDPNLQDPLAAMEVAGEDEQPVDPRDEQIEILQRAIDRYAKLIEFYQQQLDTQRDKVKQLEAKQATADQ, encoded by the coding sequence ATGAATTTGAAGTCGACAATTCGATTTGCAGCGCTGCTGCTGGCGATCGGCGCCGCAAGCTTCGTCGCTGCGGAAGATCTGCCGCAGTTCGAAACCGCCGCCCAGCAGTTGGCCGCCGCTACGGTCACGGTGCGCATGATCGCGCTGCCGGCCGCACCGCCGGCCGGCGAAGCCGATCCTCTCGCCAAACAGCCGAAGTCGCCGTCGCGCGTGACCGTTTGCACCGGCGTCGCAATCGCCCCGCGACAGATCGTCACCTGCTTGCGTTACGAATCGGGGAGTCGACTGCGCGTCACGCTGGCCGATGGACGTCAGGCCGACGCCGAACTCAAAGTGATCGATCATTTTTCCACGCTCGCTATTTTGCAGCTGCAAGAACTCGAAGTTCCTGCGATCTCACTCGCTCCCCAAGATCCCGTCGCCGGTCGGTGGGTCGTTTCCGCCGCCGGCTGGGGAGCCGCGCCAAGCGTCCAGACCTTTGGCATGATCGGCGCCGTCGATCGCCAAATCCCCGGCGCTGATTTGCCGCCGCTGTTGGAATGCGACTTACGCGGCGCCGCGACCGCCGCCGGATCCGGCATCGTCAATCCTGACGCGACCTTAGCAGGCGTCGTCGTCGCCGTGCAAAAACCGAACGACGAAGCCCCGCGGACGTACGCCGTTCCGAGCAAGCACATCCAGCGTCTGCTCGCCTCCCAAGCGGCCGACAAAATCGTCGTCTTACAGCGTCGTCGTCCCACGTTGGGTCTGACCTTAACGGCCGGCCAAAAGGCCGAGACGGTCGTCGTCGAAAAAGTCGCCGCCAATGGTCCTGCCGCACAAGCCGGCATCGCCAAAGGAGATCAGGTTCTCGCCGTCGATGGACTCTACATCCGCTCGGTCTATCAAGCGATTGGCCCGGTTCTCGCCAAACAGCCCGGCGACAAAATCCGCCTGAAGGTGCTGCAAGGCGACAAGCTGGCGCTCGTCGAAGTCACTCTCGGCGGCGGAGTCGAGTTTCCGAATCAAATGGCGCAGCTCGGCGGCGATCGCCGTCTGCTGACCGATCCGCGGATTGAACTCGCTCGGCTGGCCGCGAAGGACCCCAATCTTCAAGATCCCTTGGCCGCGATGGAAGTCGCCGGCGAAGATGAACAACCGGTCGACCCACGCGACGAGCAAATCGAAATCTTGCAGCGCGCGATCGATCGCTACGCCAAGCTAATTGAGTTCTACCAACAACAGCTCGACACCCAACGCGACAAGGTGAAGCAGTTGGAAGCCAAACAAGCAACCGCAGACCAATAG
- a CDS encoding RNA polymerase sigma factor, with amino-acid sequence MLLRLGFPSLPPELQEKYFMKNCGLDVEKLTSLYFDRIHRAALLMCGNAWDADDLAQEVFLIVANDPTKFEGRSSHYTYLYGILLNLERRLRRKRRMHQEKTEKLAQRQDAPTAAVAADVPVVSEEWKRSLWSVAAELPDGQRQAIVLRFGEELPYQEIADILGCPLGTVKSRIFHGLGTLRKLVAESPGQLREIPRELGDSPLGETPPGEPRSDAI; translated from the coding sequence GTGTTACTTCGCCTTGGATTCCCCAGCCTACCACCGGAGCTTCAAGAAAAATATTTCATGAAAAATTGCGGACTTGATGTCGAAAAGCTGACCTCGCTCTATTTCGACCGGATTCACCGGGCGGCTTTGCTGATGTGCGGCAATGCCTGGGACGCCGACGATTTAGCGCAGGAGGTCTTTCTGATCGTCGCCAATGACCCGACTAAGTTTGAAGGACGCAGTAGCCATTACACCTATCTGTACGGAATTCTGCTGAACTTGGAGCGCCGGTTGCGCCGGAAAAGGCGAATGCATCAGGAAAAAACCGAAAAGCTGGCTCAACGTCAGGATGCCCCCACGGCGGCAGTCGCTGCGGATGTGCCGGTCGTATCGGAGGAATGGAAGCGAAGCCTCTGGAGTGTAGCGGCCGAATTGCCCGACGGACAACGTCAGGCGATCGTCCTTCGTTTTGGCGAAGAACTTCCCTATCAAGAGATCGCCGACATCTTAGGGTGCCCCCTAGGAACGGTAAAAAGTCGCATTTTCCACGGATTGGGAACGCTCAGAAAGCTCGTTGCCGAAAGCCCCGGCCAGCTACGCGAGATCCCTCGCGAACTTGGAGACTCCCCACTTGGAGAAACCCCACCTGGAGAACCACGGTCCGATGCCATCTGA